The proteins below are encoded in one region of Micromonospora pisi:
- a CDS encoding condensation domain-containing protein translates to MTDSSGTNAPTELVDAVRAVWADVLDLDVTAVPADASFLSLGGDSVLTVRMAALIRQRIGAALALADVRVEHSAARLATLIHERGNATGALRPLPLELKRRDDPEAPFPLLPLQQGYFVGQQDGWELSYRSAHHYVDIGLQNIDADEIAESLQDALERLAEHQSVLRARILPDGRQKILPLDDPEALPLLRVTDLSTAGADEITEKLAAIRHEMSTNGPDPTQGCGLDMRLTLLPDARARLHSSTSLMIIDGWSSGVFYRDLFALATDQNAMLAPLDVDFGDYAATLDGLSGTEQWRADRDWWWDRLDDLPLPPALPLAADPADVRPVLMGARQAVLDPARWARLRKHCARHGVTPSAAMFAVFSTALARACGHRRFLLNTLQLNRLPLHTDVPRLVGAFSSTMLVPVELPGSATFADLAVRAQRDIGEAMAHNLVTGVEVSRELGRRRNTRRPVAPVVFQSTLGVDAALGSEVPRTAGPLGTIDLSSHYQQLRTPQVALEVRLFELRDELVVVFSLVEEIFEADDVDRMFTDVMASIETLVDEDGWSVPLALPEPLDAPEHARSGARLSVPTAPAGTMDEPGPPRDDLERTIARQWAALLGCPVPDRATDFFGLGGDSLLAVRMLGALAREEVGRVTPRRFLEHPTVAGLATAARETTTP, encoded by the coding sequence TTGACCGACTCCTCCGGCACCAACGCACCGACCGAGCTGGTCGACGCCGTACGCGCCGTCTGGGCCGATGTGCTGGACCTCGACGTGACCGCCGTACCGGCCGACGCCAGTTTCCTCAGCCTCGGTGGCGATTCCGTCCTGACGGTACGGATGGCAGCGCTGATCCGGCAACGGATCGGTGCCGCCCTGGCCCTGGCCGATGTCCGTGTCGAGCACAGCGCGGCCCGACTGGCCACCCTCATTCACGAACGCGGAAACGCGACTGGAGCACTGCGCCCGCTACCGCTTGAGCTGAAGAGGCGAGACGACCCGGAAGCACCCTTCCCGCTCCTCCCACTCCAACAGGGCTACTTCGTCGGGCAGCAGGACGGGTGGGAACTGTCCTACCGGTCAGCCCACCACTACGTGGACATCGGCCTGCAGAATATCGACGCCGACGAGATCGCCGAATCGTTGCAGGATGCGCTGGAGCGGCTCGCCGAGCACCAGTCGGTACTGCGTGCCCGGATCCTGCCGGACGGGCGGCAGAAGATCCTGCCCTTGGACGATCCGGAGGCCCTGCCGCTGCTGCGGGTGACTGATCTCAGCACCGCCGGTGCGGACGAGATCACCGAGAAGTTGGCGGCGATCCGACATGAGATGAGCACCAACGGCCCCGACCCGACCCAGGGGTGTGGACTGGACATGCGACTGACCCTGCTGCCCGACGCGAGGGCCCGGCTGCACTCCTCGACCAGTCTGATGATCATCGACGGCTGGTCGTCGGGGGTCTTCTACCGGGACCTGTTCGCTCTGGCCACCGACCAGAACGCGATGCTGGCCCCACTGGACGTCGACTTCGGCGACTATGCCGCAACCCTGGATGGGTTGTCCGGGACCGAACAGTGGCGAGCCGACCGCGACTGGTGGTGGGACCGCCTCGACGACCTTCCGCTCCCCCCGGCCCTGCCACTGGCCGCCGATCCGGCGGATGTCCGTCCAGTCCTGATGGGCGCACGCCAGGCCGTCCTTGACCCGGCCCGGTGGGCCAGGCTGCGAAAGCACTGCGCCCGACACGGCGTCACCCCCTCGGCCGCGATGTTCGCCGTGTTCTCCACGGCCCTGGCCCGCGCCTGTGGACACCGACGATTCCTGCTCAACACCCTGCAACTGAACCGCCTTCCGCTACACACCGACGTCCCTCGGCTGGTCGGCGCCTTCTCCTCGACCATGCTCGTACCGGTGGAACTGCCCGGCTCGGCGACCTTCGCCGACCTCGCGGTCCGCGCTCAGCGGGACATCGGGGAAGCCATGGCGCACAACCTGGTGACCGGGGTGGAGGTGTCCCGCGAACTCGGCCGACGCCGCAACACCCGGCGTCCGGTCGCCCCGGTGGTCTTCCAGAGCACCCTGGGCGTCGACGCTGCCCTCGGCAGTGAGGTCCCCCGGACCGCCGGACCGCTGGGCACCATCGACCTCTCCAGCCACTACCAGCAGTTGCGTACCCCGCAGGTGGCGCTCGAGGTCCGGCTGTTCGAGCTGCGTGACGAACTGGTGGTGGTGTTCTCCCTGGTGGAGGAGATCTTCGAAGCCGACGACGTGGACCGGATGTTCACCGACGTGATGGCCTCCATCGAAACCCTGGTCGACGAGGACGGTTGGTCCGTGCCGCTCGCGCTGCCGGAGCCCCTGGACGCCCCCGAGCACGCCCGGTCGGGCGCCCGCCTGTCCGTGCCGACGGCGCCGGCCGGGACGATGGACGAACCCGGTCCGCCACGTGACGACCTGGAACGGACGATCGCGCGGCAGTGGGCGGCGTTGCTCGGCTGCCCGGTTCCGGACCGGGCCACGGACTTCTTCGGTCTCGGCGGGGACTCGCTGCTCGCCGTACGGATGCTCGGTGCCCTCGCCCGGGAGGAAGTGGGACGGGTGACACCCCGTCGCTTCCTGGAACATCCCACCGTTGCGGGGCTCGCCACCGCCGCCCGCGAGACGACCACTCCATGA
- a CDS encoding ABC transporter substrate-binding protein, protein MYIPLRSRRARHGLLPLAITAALLLAGCGADNTTSGSTGGSGAPVDGGTLRYVVPGSPATASNDPHGGLGNESDLMRFALTYDVLTVPGADGSPQPRLAQSWEPNQTLNRWTFRLRDDAKFTDGRPVRSRDVLYSLTRIADKAAENYGRLADFDMAAATAPDDHTVVLATRSPMAEAPKALESISFVVPDGSADFSAPIPGSGPFRVTETDAQTAVLTRNDSWWGERPHLDRIEIRAVADPQARAAAVTSGQADVAGSVSPAAVKTVEAGGRAQVVRRQGVTEYPIIMRLDTAPFDDPKVREAFKLAADRQALVDTVFLGYGQIANDLPTPYDPSYPKGLTQRTRDLDRARDLLTQAGHAEGLKLTLHTTTSYPGMDTAATLYANQLADIGVRVEVKVEPADTYWTNIYAKKDFYVGYYGGISFPDLVRVGLLAASPTNETAWRNATFDAEFNAAMGILDPAQRNARLAAIQQDLWRDGGYVVWGVGDGLDLTGTGVHDLPNGPGFQRMFIERAWKAK, encoded by the coding sequence ATGTACATACCTCTCCGGTCCCGCCGCGCGCGGCACGGACTGCTGCCGCTTGCCATCACCGCCGCCCTGCTGCTGGCCGGCTGCGGCGCCGACAACACGACCAGCGGTTCGACCGGCGGATCGGGCGCGCCCGTCGACGGCGGCACCCTGCGCTACGTCGTACCGGGTTCGCCGGCCACCGCGAGCAACGACCCGCACGGCGGACTCGGCAACGAGTCGGACCTCATGCGCTTCGCCCTGACCTACGACGTGCTCACCGTCCCCGGCGCCGACGGCAGCCCGCAGCCGCGCCTCGCCCAGTCGTGGGAGCCGAACCAGACCCTGAACCGGTGGACGTTCCGGCTGCGCGACGACGCGAAGTTCACCGACGGCCGGCCGGTCCGCTCCCGGGACGTGCTGTACTCGCTGACCCGGATCGCGGACAAGGCCGCCGAGAACTACGGCCGGCTCGCCGACTTCGACATGGCAGCGGCCACCGCACCGGACGACCACACGGTGGTCCTGGCGACCCGGTCCCCGATGGCCGAAGCCCCGAAGGCGCTGGAGTCGATCAGCTTCGTGGTGCCCGACGGCAGCGCCGACTTCTCCGCCCCGATCCCCGGCTCCGGACCGTTCCGGGTGACCGAGACCGACGCCCAGACCGCCGTGCTCACCCGCAACGACAGCTGGTGGGGTGAACGGCCCCACCTGGACCGGATCGAGATCCGGGCGGTCGCCGACCCACAGGCGCGTGCCGCCGCCGTCACCTCAGGTCAGGCCGACGTCGCCGGCAGTGTCAGCCCGGCGGCCGTCAAGACCGTCGAGGCCGGGGGCCGGGCCCAGGTCGTGCGCCGCCAGGGCGTCACCGAATACCCGATCATCATGCGGCTGGACACCGCTCCCTTCGACGACCCGAAGGTGCGCGAGGCGTTCAAACTCGCCGCCGACCGTCAGGCGCTCGTCGACACGGTGTTCCTCGGCTATGGCCAGATCGCCAACGACCTGCCCACCCCGTACGACCCGTCGTACCCGAAGGGACTGACCCAGCGCACCCGGGACCTGGACCGGGCCAGGGATCTGCTCACGCAGGCCGGTCACGCCGAAGGGCTGAAGCTCACCCTGCACACCACCACGTCGTACCCCGGCATGGACACCGCGGCCACCCTCTACGCCAACCAACTCGCCGACATCGGTGTGCGGGTCGAGGTGAAGGTGGAGCCCGCCGACACCTACTGGACGAACATCTACGCCAAGAAGGACTTCTACGTCGGTTACTACGGGGGCATCTCCTTCCCTGACCTGGTACGCGTCGGCCTGCTGGCCGCCTCCCCGACCAACGAGACCGCCTGGCGCAACGCCACCTTCGACGCCGAGTTCAACGCCGCCATGGGGATCCTCGACCCGGCCCAGCGCAACGCCCGGCTCGCCGCCATCCAGCAGGACCTGTGGCGCGACGGCGGGTACGTGGTGTGGGGTGTCGGGGACGGGCTGGACCTGACCGGCACCGGTGTGCACGACCTGCCCAACGGGCCCGGCTTCCAGCGGATGTTCATCGAACGTGCCTGGAAGGCGAAGTGA
- a CDS encoding class I SAM-dependent methyltransferase, with amino-acid sequence MVAHVAEHPWVAEARATPDGAIIVRADPAVTTAGPRPGPLLQEHLDHWAEVYDWVYQDAAGRHADDLDLSGWRASDTGLPLPTEHMREWLACTVGLVLGQRPERILEVGCGTGLLAHRLHPHLNGYVGTDVAPAAVHRLGRAGLPRTAFVQAAAHETSGAGVRAAMDAVFGPDVAPDCVLLNSVTQCFPGLDYLATVLRQALGTVADGGTVIVGDIRHSGLLTEHFTWLEQSREPGHETDLQARVRAAISADEELSFSPSAVVSMLAGQDWPVRMSVRARTMEDNTELTRYRYDLVLHVGAESSFDGEAPVRAVPWSHQPGEDVAATLRAALADQPVVVSGIPNALLNDGPAAVTPYALRQAVGELDAVVLLDPYDPRLLAVAAPAACGFLTVDALSALGGATGPEAHEPLAGFVRRRLPEVLRDHLRRRAPGLRPPRIVVADADDRATP; translated from the coding sequence ATGGTGGCCCACGTCGCCGAGCACCCGTGGGTCGCCGAAGCGCGTGCCACACCAGACGGCGCCATCATCGTCCGGGCGGATCCCGCCGTCACCACCGCCGGCCCTCGTCCCGGACCACTGCTACAGGAGCACCTTGACCACTGGGCCGAGGTCTATGACTGGGTGTACCAGGACGCGGCCGGACGGCACGCGGACGACCTCGACCTCTCCGGCTGGCGGGCCTCGGACACCGGACTTCCCCTGCCGACCGAGCACATGAGGGAGTGGTTGGCCTGCACAGTGGGCCTGGTGTTGGGTCAACGGCCGGAGCGCATCTTGGAGGTGGGTTGCGGCACCGGCCTGCTCGCGCATCGCCTGCACCCTCACCTGAACGGCTACGTGGGCACCGACGTGGCGCCTGCGGCGGTACACCGGCTCGGACGCGCCGGCCTGCCGCGTACCGCATTCGTCCAGGCCGCCGCGCACGAGACGTCGGGTGCCGGGGTACGGGCGGCCATGGACGCCGTGTTCGGCCCGGATGTCGCGCCCGACTGTGTACTGCTGAACTCCGTCACCCAGTGCTTTCCGGGGCTGGACTACCTGGCCACGGTGCTGCGTCAGGCGCTGGGCACGGTCGCCGACGGCGGAACGGTGATTGTCGGCGACATCCGGCACAGCGGTCTCCTGACCGAACACTTCACCTGGCTGGAACAGTCCCGCGAGCCCGGTCACGAGACGGATCTCCAGGCGCGGGTACGAGCGGCGATCTCGGCGGACGAAGAGCTGTCCTTCTCCCCCAGCGCCGTCGTATCCATGCTGGCCGGGCAGGACTGGCCGGTGCGGATGAGCGTGCGCGCACGGACGATGGAGGACAACACCGAGCTGACCCGATACCGCTACGACCTGGTCCTGCACGTCGGTGCCGAGTCCTCGTTCGACGGGGAAGCACCGGTCCGGGCTGTCCCCTGGTCGCACCAGCCAGGTGAGGACGTGGCCGCGACGCTACGGGCTGCGCTGGCCGATCAGCCGGTCGTCGTGTCCGGCATCCCCAACGCATTGTTGAACGACGGCCCGGCGGCGGTCACGCCGTACGCCCTGCGCCAGGCGGTGGGCGAGTTGGACGCCGTGGTGCTGCTGGACCCGTACGACCCACGGCTGCTGGCGGTCGCCGCTCCCGCCGCCTGCGGATTTCTGACGGTCGACGCACTTTCCGCGCTCGGCGGTGCGACGGGGCCGGAAGCCCACGAGCCGCTGGCCGGGTTCGTACGTCGCAGACTGCCCGAGGTGCTGCGTGACCACCTGCGACGCCGGGCGCCGGGCCTACGGCCGCCCAGGATCGTCGTCGCCGATGCCGACGACCGGGCAACACCGTGA
- a CDS encoding ABC transporter permease, with amino-acid sequence MIARRLARTALLVLAATAVVFAATEVLPGDAGTLRDPGRASPEQVAQARDELGLDQPVAVRYLRWLGGLLRGDLGRSLSSDRPVSDLLGQRLPATASLVAAALVVTVLLTAAGLLVAHLRRGRGGTLAAGLAAVPQAVYAAALGAVLSGMLGWLPAVSLLPPGGHPWQEPQVLVLPALTLALPSAAFACTLLRGALTDTLHRPHVVDAYRRGLSPSLVLRRHVLPFLLVPMIQVLVLTTGWLVAGTALVETVYGFPGLGGLLVSAVAVRDVPVVQGAALIPIATVLVGMLLADLAAATVHRTAGPATRRPVELTVGVP; translated from the coding sequence GTGATCGCACGCCGACTCGCCCGTACGGCGCTGCTGGTCCTCGCTGCCACCGCCGTGGTCTTCGCCGCCACCGAGGTGCTGCCAGGAGACGCGGGGACGTTGCGGGACCCCGGCCGGGCGTCACCGGAGCAGGTCGCGCAGGCGCGCGACGAACTCGGCCTGGACCAACCGGTGGCGGTGCGGTACCTGCGGTGGCTGGGCGGGCTGCTCCGGGGCGACCTGGGCCGGTCGCTGAGCAGTGACCGGCCGGTCAGTGACCTGCTCGGCCAGCGCCTGCCCGCCACGGCCAGCCTGGTCGCCGCCGCGCTGGTCGTGACGGTCCTGCTCACCGCGGCCGGTCTGCTGGTCGCGCACCTGCGTCGGGGCCGGGGCGGGACGCTCGCCGCCGGGCTCGCCGCGGTGCCGCAGGCCGTCTACGCGGCGGCTCTGGGCGCGGTGCTGTCCGGGATGTTGGGTTGGCTTCCCGCCGTGTCCCTGCTCCCACCGGGCGGACACCCGTGGCAGGAGCCGCAGGTGCTGGTCCTGCCGGCGCTGACCCTGGCGCTGCCGTCGGCCGCGTTCGCCTGCACCCTGCTCCGCGGCGCGCTCACCGACACCCTGCACCGGCCGCACGTGGTCGACGCGTACCGGCGGGGCCTGTCACCGTCACTGGTTCTGCGCCGGCACGTACTGCCGTTCCTGCTGGTGCCCATGATCCAGGTGCTGGTCCTGACCACCGGGTGGCTGGTGGCCGGAACCGCACTGGTGGAGACGGTCTACGGCTTCCCTGGCCTCGGCGGGCTGCTCGTCTCCGCGGTGGCGGTGCGTGACGTGCCGGTGGTGCAGGGCGCTGCGCTGATCCCGATCGCCACGGTGCTGGTCGGAATGCTGCTCGCCGACCTCGCCGCCGCGACAGTGCATCGGACCGCCGGTCCCGCTACTCGCCGGCCGGTCGAGCTTACGGTTGGCGTGCCGTGA
- a CDS encoding ABC transporter permease, with translation MLGRHLAPHDPEQPLTMPWSTPSARLPLGADALGRDVLSRVVAGGAHLLGVALAAAVTALLIGVTLGLLAGWWPTRAGRVVHWLGDLLLAVPALILALVLAVALPGATAVVVASVLSGAPLTARVVAAQCVAVRDSGYLHAAVERGERGPAILVRELLPALSGLVAADAGLRLITALQLATTLAVLGFGPQPPNPDWALMLSENLPGAALNPAALLAPAVPLALCALLFAAAARAAGRRLEGVT, from the coding sequence ATGCTGGGCCGGCACCTCGCCCCACACGACCCCGAGCAACCGCTGACCATGCCCTGGTCCACGCCCTCGGCACGGCTGCCACTCGGTGCCGACGCGCTCGGTCGCGACGTCCTCTCCCGGGTCGTCGCCGGCGGCGCACACCTACTCGGGGTCGCTCTCGCCGCCGCCGTGACAGCGCTCCTGATCGGAGTCACGCTCGGGCTGCTCGCGGGCTGGTGGCCAACCCGGGCGGGCCGTGTCGTGCACTGGCTCGGGGACCTGCTGCTGGCCGTACCCGCACTGATCCTCGCCCTGGTACTGGCGGTGGCTCTACCGGGCGCGACGGCGGTCGTGGTCGCCTCCGTACTCAGCGGTGCGCCGCTCACCGCCCGCGTGGTGGCAGCACAGTGCGTCGCCGTACGTGACAGCGGCTACCTGCACGCCGCCGTCGAGCGCGGTGAACGTGGCCCGGCCATCCTCGTACGGGAACTCCTACCGGCGTTGAGCGGCCTGGTCGCGGCGGATGCGGGTTTGCGCCTGATCACCGCACTGCAACTGGCGACCACACTCGCCGTCCTCGGCTTCGGCCCCCAGCCCCCGAACCCCGACTGGGCGTTGATGCTCAGCGAGAACCTGCCCGGCGCCGCACTCAACCCGGCGGCACTGCTGGCGCCCGCCGTGCCGTTGGCGTTGTGCGCCCTGCTGTTCGCCGCCGCGGCACGCGCGGCGGGGCGCCGACTGGAGGGCGTGACGTGA
- a CDS encoding ABC transporter ATP-binding protein has translation MSTADTALLTATGLTVSRSVDGEVLLPATDLWVGPGEVLAVTGASGAGKSTLLHALLDTLPTGLYRAVGTVRWRGQPIHAGRPARRWRRTQCGYLGQDPALALHPLWSVGRLLGEHLTGPRADRAMRVRELLDLLDLPAELAERRGDELSGGQAQRVALARALAARPDVLLLDEPTSALDGKTRHRVIEALRARPEGCTLLVTHDPHLVSALADRVLDLTAPAPGTPSAVCRTAAGTSTTGRFVATRREPVALRPAGLLPARHAAGGSDDIDDHPVLLAVRGLRVTRPDGAPLLEDMRLDLIPGSWIAVVGPSGSGKTSLLHAMIGRRPAGHGQLLLRGRPLPADVRQRDRDQRRAVQFVGQHPAGELNPAHRVGYAVARPLRVLHGLGRADRGRTMLRLLNVVGLRADHARRRPRALSGGQRQRVALARALAAQPEVLLLDEPTSALDQTSAGTVLDLLDRLRADGMAILSVTHDPAVTARADQVLHLRDRRLVPADSNGRHTDTRMEESGAR, from the coding sequence ATGAGCACGGCGGACACGGCACTGTTGACGGCGACAGGGCTGACGGTGAGTCGCTCCGTCGACGGCGAGGTGCTGCTGCCAGCCACCGACCTGTGGGTGGGGCCCGGCGAGGTGCTCGCTGTCACCGGGGCGTCCGGGGCCGGCAAGAGCACGTTGCTGCACGCGCTGCTGGACACTCTGCCCACGGGTCTGTACCGCGCCGTCGGGACGGTGCGGTGGCGCGGCCAACCGATCCACGCGGGCCGACCAGCCCGCCGTTGGCGGCGAACACAGTGCGGGTACCTCGGTCAGGATCCGGCCCTGGCGCTGCATCCGCTCTGGTCGGTCGGGCGTCTGCTGGGTGAGCATCTGACCGGTCCCAGGGCGGACCGGGCAATGCGCGTCCGTGAGCTTCTCGACCTGCTCGACCTGCCGGCCGAACTCGCCGAGCGCCGTGGCGACGAACTTTCCGGCGGGCAAGCCCAACGGGTCGCCCTGGCCCGGGCTCTGGCAGCCCGGCCGGATGTCCTCCTGCTCGACGAGCCAACCTCCGCCCTGGACGGGAAGACCCGTCACCGGGTCATCGAGGCGCTGAGAGCCCGGCCGGAGGGGTGCACCCTGCTGGTGACCCACGACCCGCATCTGGTTTCCGCTCTCGCTGACCGGGTGCTGGACCTGACAGCGCCCGCCCCTGGCACTCCGTCCGCGGTTTGTCGCACGGCTGCCGGGACCTCCACGACGGGCAGGTTCGTCGCCACCAGGCGAGAGCCGGTCGCGCTCCGGCCTGCGGGACTCCTGCCGGCCCGGCACGCGGCAGGCGGATCTGACGACATCGATGACCACCCGGTCCTGTTGGCCGTGCGCGGTCTGCGGGTGACCCGGCCGGATGGTGCGCCGCTGCTGGAGGACATGCGTCTGGACCTGATCCCCGGGTCGTGGATCGCGGTCGTCGGCCCGTCGGGCAGTGGCAAGACCAGCCTGCTGCACGCGATGATCGGTCGTCGTCCCGCCGGGCATGGCCAGCTCCTGCTGAGGGGTCGTCCGTTGCCGGCGGACGTCCGGCAGCGCGACCGCGACCAACGGCGGGCCGTCCAGTTCGTCGGTCAGCATCCGGCCGGCGAACTCAACCCGGCGCACCGCGTCGGCTACGCGGTGGCCCGCCCGCTGCGGGTGTTGCACGGCCTGGGTCGTGCCGACCGGGGCCGGACGATGCTGCGTCTCCTCAACGTGGTCGGGCTCAGGGCCGACCACGCGCGCCGGCGCCCGCGTGCGCTCTCGGGTGGTCAGCGACAGCGGGTGGCGCTGGCCCGGGCCCTCGCCGCGCAGCCCGAGGTGCTGCTGCTCGACGAACCGACCTCGGCGCTCGACCAGACATCCGCCGGCACGGTGCTCGACCTGCTCGACCGGCTGCGGGCGGACGGCATGGCCATCCTGTCGGTCACCCACGACCCCGCCGTGACGGCCCGAGCGGATCAGGTGCTGCACCTACGTGACCGCCGACTTGTCCCGGCCGACAGCAACGGCCGACATACCGACACTCGAATGGAGGAATCCGGTGCCCGCTGA
- a CDS encoding class I SAM-dependent methyltransferase — MSSPPVHGLSDLPGVAAWQWVPGPGRPALLVSGAAAGTGARTIPAEAQRTATGGGDAAAAAGDAAVEGADLTSLPRLTRLLDEVALLAMARVLHAARLFRDGATHDAAQVLDALGVAPRHAWITRRWLTTLVAEGRLRHDPRTDRYHDLVAPDRAGYARARRELDEARRGLGYPPSMTRFFLATADRLPALLRDEAGVQALLFPDGSTDTAEGNYHDNLPSRWANHAAAAMIADSSRGARSNGPLRILELGAGIGATTRHVLDALADTEIDYLFTDVSRFFLTSARALLGDRPGLRFGLFDVNRPPVGPEFAPGSRDVILAANVLHNARHVGLVLAALRELLTPGGLLVLVESCREHYQALTSMYLLMSPAADEERWFTDLRAGQDRVFLTAAEWSDQLDAAGFDPLPVLPTDGHPLAEAGQRVIAGRVRPGIPLPDPTLVTAALAARLPPAERPERVHAVDRIIPTPFPAMMGDPR; from the coding sequence GTGAGCAGCCCTCCGGTTCACGGGCTGTCGGACCTGCCCGGGGTGGCCGCCTGGCAATGGGTTCCGGGACCCGGACGGCCCGCGTTGCTGGTGTCCGGCGCCGCAGCCGGAACCGGCGCGCGGACAATTCCGGCGGAGGCGCAACGGACCGCAACCGGCGGAGGGGATGCGGCGGCTGCCGCCGGGGACGCGGCAGTGGAGGGCGCGGACCTGACGTCCCTCCCCCGGCTGACCCGGCTGCTGGACGAGGTGGCCCTGCTCGCGATGGCCCGGGTACTGCACGCGGCGCGGCTCTTCCGCGACGGCGCGACGCACGACGCGGCCCAGGTGCTGGACGCGCTCGGCGTTGCCCCCCGACACGCCTGGATCACGCGACGGTGGCTGACCACTCTCGTCGCCGAGGGGCGACTCAGGCACGACCCGCGCACCGACCGCTACCACGACCTCGTCGCACCGGACCGAGCCGGATACGCGCGGGCCCGCCGGGAACTGGACGAAGCACGCCGTGGGCTGGGCTACCCGCCGTCGATGACCCGGTTCTTCCTGGCCACGGCCGACCGGCTGCCGGCGCTGCTGCGGGACGAGGCGGGCGTGCAGGCACTGCTGTTCCCGGACGGATCGACCGACACGGCCGAGGGCAACTACCACGACAACCTGCCCAGCCGGTGGGCCAACCACGCGGCGGCGGCAATGATCGCCGACAGCTCACGGGGTGCGCGGTCGAACGGTCCGCTACGCATCCTGGAGCTGGGTGCCGGGATCGGCGCGACCACCCGGCACGTCCTCGACGCGCTGGCGGACACCGAGATCGACTACTTGTTCACCGACGTCTCGCGCTTCTTCCTCACCTCGGCGCGGGCCCTGCTGGGTGACCGGCCGGGGCTGCGGTTCGGCCTGTTCGACGTCAACCGGCCACCGGTCGGACCGGAATTCGCGCCCGGCTCCCGGGACGTCATTCTGGCCGCAAACGTCCTGCACAACGCCCGGCACGTGGGCCTGGTCCTGGCGGCCCTACGGGAACTACTCACGCCCGGTGGACTGCTGGTGCTCGTCGAGTCCTGCCGCGAGCACTACCAGGCGCTCACCTCCATGTACCTGCTCATGTCACCCGCCGCTGACGAGGAGCGCTGGTTCACCGACCTGCGGGCCGGACAGGACCGGGTGTTCCTCACCGCAGCGGAGTGGAGCGACCAGTTGGACGCCGCCGGATTCGACCCGCTGCCGGTGCTGCCCACAGACGGCCATCCACTGGCCGAGGCGGGTCAGCGAGTGATCGCCGGTCGGGTCCGGCCGGGAATCCCGCTCCCGGACCCGACCCTCGTCACGGCCGCCCTCGCGGCCAGGCTGCCACCGGCCGAGCGTCCCGAACGGGTCCACGCCGTGGACCGCATCATCCCCACCCCGTTCCCCGCCATGATGGGAGACCCTCGTTGA
- a CDS encoding NAD(P)/FAD-dependent oxidoreductase, translating into MFDVIVVGGGPAGLNAALVSGRQRRRVLVVDSGSPRNAPAAEMHMFLSRDGFSPAELRKLGRDELSAYPSVECRDGRVDDVTRADGGFIVTLADGQAYQSRKLVLATGQVDLTDTVAGLAERFGRGVFHCPFCHGWETRGMTLAVVGHELPQVMQALYVADRFSDDVVVCTNGHPVPEPAVGRLAAAGIPVREAPITRIEGEEGDLRLVFADGVVLERQAVYHRAPTRQHSALAEQLGCELLPDGCVRVDEFQRTSIPGVYAAGDTARLAALPDALTFVVTGAADGARAAVWLDQELFREDAGLAG; encoded by the coding sequence GTGTTTGACGTGATCGTGGTGGGCGGTGGGCCGGCCGGGCTCAACGCCGCCCTGGTGTCGGGCCGCCAGCGCCGACGGGTGTTGGTTGTGGACAGTGGCAGCCCGCGGAACGCGCCGGCTGCCGAGATGCACATGTTTCTCAGTCGGGATGGGTTCTCCCCGGCCGAGCTGCGCAAGCTGGGCCGGGACGAGTTGTCGGCCTACCCGAGCGTGGAATGTCGGGACGGCCGCGTTGACGATGTCACGCGAGCCGACGGTGGATTCATCGTGACGCTGGCCGACGGACAGGCTTATCAGTCCCGCAAGCTGGTCCTGGCAACGGGTCAGGTCGACCTCACCGACACCGTCGCCGGGCTGGCCGAGCGATTCGGACGGGGTGTCTTCCACTGCCCGTTCTGCCACGGTTGGGAGACCCGGGGCATGACGCTCGCCGTTGTGGGGCACGAACTGCCGCAGGTGATGCAGGCGCTGTACGTCGCGGATCGGTTCAGCGACGACGTCGTCGTCTGCACCAACGGGCATCCCGTACCCGAACCCGCCGTGGGGCGCCTCGCCGCCGCCGGTATCCCCGTACGCGAGGCGCCCATCACTCGGATCGAGGGGGAGGAGGGTGACCTGCGGCTGGTTTTCGCCGACGGGGTGGTGCTCGAACGGCAGGCTGTCTACCATCGGGCGCCGACTCGCCAGCACTCTGCCCTGGCCGAACAGTTGGGGTGTGAGCTGCTGCCGGATGGCTGCGTGCGAGTGGACGAGTTTCAACGGACCTCCATCCCCGGGGTCTACGCGGCCGGGGACACCGCCCGTCTGGCGGCGTTGCCCGACGCGCTGACGTTCGTCGTCACCGGTGCCGCCGATGGCGCGCGGGCAGCGGTGTGGCTGGACCAGGAACTGTTCCGGGAGGACGCGGGCCTGGCCGGCTGA